A genome region from Populus alba chromosome 3, ASM523922v2, whole genome shotgun sequence includes the following:
- the LOC118038045 gene encoding uncharacterized protein, which produces MAADHAFREGDVEIDEGLGFPRAYAKLCRDRGAVGTYSHGPPLAFIPYAMQQHEISRARELEQMFPIIEQKAKQTAKPKIFISLLWKQLNHLGNAGFDPAAIRVDPYGNVLYFHADKASPLAWEIDHWFPCSRGGLTVPSNLRILQWQVCKRKHNKLEFLVPWWDLQLGISVNQFLSIFASSNSDFRHRAFSFLFSEGESEELNASQSVESHSFPQHFIESREKLGLAPAAVVVSRRESYDSSLALKSLDYNRQMRSHSPAIASRKVKPSFLKENEDPDFVTNPYQAIVLARDSLKQKEEAHKMQAEILSLDDEVNEIKRKADEEKLTIQDLELTLIKRRRRAEKCRRLAEAQSSYRTMLEKMIRDAMHQSVVYKEQVRLNQAASNALMARLQAQKAICDASEKELHKKYKQRDELEKQIRPEWEQGRKRSRMDDILPEDGDHKTTFYLPGIRPRTPLHKELRVFLEEEHKASEAGLSANEESKHGEIEEELKQPEMTIMKEEHNKSITPFKKEIPIEYKLRALEIGEGKRDKIQFPVIQDQEIEEDEESRKKRGKGNVERWLQLLLENSGEEIEPQYSNGSGANTSDDIITKLNQKFPQKEAKSSTQVQGEKPQLILQGNDKGTRVQEIVEIAPNKTPKQKGNGSFGGGEAIGSSNSFEGKERIESKKDRVLTRSESARTLRRIPSSPSLILGMRKGVECMRKKPMVTGDDDYDGDRAAGNSFIKSSIKTIKKAVKF; this is translated from the exons ATCTCGAGAGCAAGGGAATTAGAACAGATGTTTCCAATTATTgaacaaaaagcaaaacaaactgCCAAGCCCAAGATTTTTATCAGCCTCTTGTGGAAGCAGCTCAATCATCTAGG GAATGCTGGATTTGATCCTGCAGCAATCCGAGTGGACCCATACGGCAATGTTCTATATTTTCACGCTGATAAAGCCTCACCTCTTGCTTGGGAAATTGATCACTGGTTCCCTTGCTCAA GGGGGGGATTGACAGTTCCAAGCAATTTGAGGATACTACAATGGCAAGTGTGCAAGAGAAAGCATAACAAGTTGGAGTTTCTTGTTCCGTGGTGGGATCTTCAGCTGGGAATCTCTGTGAACCAGTTCTTATCCATCTTTGCGTCTTCCAACTCAGATTTCAG GCACAGGGCgttttcatttttgttctcAGAAGGAGAAAGTGAGGAATTAAATGCTTCCCAGAGTGTAGAGTCACATTCTTTTCCACAACATTTTATTGAATCGAGAGAGAAACTAGGCCTTGCTCCAGCTGCTGTTGTTGTATCTCGAAGAGAGTCATATGATTCTTCTTTGGCTTTGAAATCATTGGATTACAACAGGCAGATGAGGTCGCATTCTCCTGCAATTG CTTCAAGAAAAGTGAAGCCAAGTTTTCTGAAAGAAAATGAGGACCCCGACTTTGTCACAAATCCATATCAAGCAATTGTCTTGGCCAGAGATTCTCTTAAGCAAAAAGAAGAAGCTCACAAGATGCAGGCTGAAATACTGAGTTTGGACGACGAAGTTAATGAAATAAAGAGAAAGGCTGATGAGGAAAAGCTTACTATTCAGGACTTGGAATTGACACTGATAAAGCGGAGGAGGAGGGCAGAGAAGTGCAGGCGGCTAGCAGAGGCACAATCTTCATATAGAACTATGCTAGAGAAGATGATTCGTGATGCTATGCACCA GAGTGTTGTTTACAAGGAACAAGTGAGACTGAATCAGGCTGcatccaatgcactcatggcaAGGCTTCAAGCGCAGAAGGCAATATGCGATGCTTCAGAGAAAGAACTCCACAAGAAATACAAACAAAGGGACGAGCTTGAGAAACAAATTAGGCCTGAATGGGAACAAGGAAGGAAGAGATCAAGAATGGATGATATCTTACCTGAAGATGGAGACCATAAAACTACATTTTATTTACCAGGAATCAGGCCAAGGACACCTTTACACAAGGAGCTCAGAGTGTTTCTAGAGGAGGAGCACAAAGCATCTGAGGCTGGCTTGTCTGCTAACGAAGAATCAAAACATGGCGAAATTGAAGAGGAACTCAAACAACCTGAAATGACTATCATGAAGGAAGAGCATAATAAATCAATTACCCCATTCAAAAAGGAAATTCCAATTGAATATAAGCTTCGGGCACTGGAAATaggagagggaaagagagacAAAATCCAATTCCCAGTTATCCAAGACCAAGAAATAGAGGAGGATGAAGAGAGCAGAAAGAAACGTGGAAAGGGAAATGTAGAGAGGTGGCTGCAATTGTTGTTAGAGAATTCTGGAGAAGAGATTGAACCTCAATACTCAAACGGCTCTGGAGCAAACACATCTGATGACATCATTACAAAGCTGAACCAAAAGTTCCCACAGAAAGAGGCCAAGAGTTCAACACAGGTCCAGGGGGAGAAGCCGCAACTAATTTTACAAGGAAATGATAAAGGAACGAGGGTACAAGAGATTGTTGAGATAGCACCAAACAAAACACcgaaacaaaaaggaaatggCAGTTTTGGTGGTGGTGAAGCAATTGGAAGTAGCAACAGTTTTGAAGGGAAGGAAAGAATAGAGAGCAAAAAAGATAGAGTGCTTACAAGGTCTGAGAGTGCCAGGACATTGCGGCGTATCCCATCCTCTCCATCTTTGATCTTGGGTATGAGAAAGGGGGTTGAATGCATGAGGAAAAAGCCCATGGTAACTGGAGATGATGACTATGACGGGGATCGTGCTGCAGGGAACAGCTTCATCAAGTCATCCATCAAGACTATCAAGAAAGCAGTAAAATTCTGA